CCCTGGAAGGTTCTGGGTGTCAAGTCTTCTTTTACTTCCATAGGGTGTCTCGAGAACTTTCGCTCTGTACCACCAGTTTGCTGAGTGGCTTTCAGGCAGTCACAATCAGCCCTAGGCATGGGGTGTGGACAAGGCTCAGACGCTGGGTCTCTAGGCATGTTGGCTGCTCCTGCCTCTTCTGCTGGACTTTCAATCTAACTATCAGCACCATCTCTCCCATTGAGATAAAAGTTTTCTGGGATAATAGTAGTGATTCCTCAATTGGGAATGGCATCGCTTGCCAATATGTGGTTGCCATGACTGGATTGTATGCAATCCCATTATCCATTCTGGGTGCCCTGTTGATGACACTTATGGTGGTagccagcatgcacatggtgtgtcTCCTACACAGACACCACCACAGGGTCCAACATATTCGAAGTTGCAGCCTCAGCCTCACCTCCAGGATCTCTCCAGAGATGAGGGCCACTCACAGTATCCTGCTCTTGGTAGCTGGCTTTATCCCCTTTTACTTCCTCAATTCAATCTACATATTTTATGGTATGAAATCATTTAGCTCCTACTTGTGGCTGCAACACTTCCTGAAGTTTCTTGCTACGTGTTTTCCCTCCCTGAGTCCCTTGGTGCTGATTTTCCGGAACCCTAGAACTCTGAGCTCCTGCTTTTAGATTCTGGGAATGTCCAGCCTAATTGCTGATCCATGGATGAACATCCGTCACCTCTCacaagtcttaaaggcatgtgccaccactgcctggcttcttcacAGTCTTTTGTAAGAACCCATaagttcatgtttttttttttttaagatttatttatttattatgtatacagcatatataactgcaggccagaagagggcaccagatctcattacagatggttgtgagccaccatgtggttgctgggaattgaactcaggacctctggtaaAGCAGTCAGTTTGCTGTGGAGGACCTGGAAGGCTTGTCAAGAGAGGCACCCTTAAACCAA
The nucleotide sequence above comes from Peromyscus maniculatus bairdii isolate BWxNUB_F1_BW_parent chromosome 1, HU_Pman_BW_mat_3.1, whole genome shotgun sequence. Encoded proteins:
- the LOC102917320 gene encoding vomeronasal type-1 receptor 1-like, which gives rise to MVQMTVDDMVLKVVFLLQVGTGLLANTYLLFMHSSVLFTEHKPKPTDLILSNVAMANSFVLLSKGTQQIMEDMGLVHALEGSGCQVFFYFHRVSRELSLCTTSLLSGFQAVTISPRHGVWTRLRRWVSRHVGCSCLFCWTFNLTISTISPIEIKVFWDNSSDSSIGNGIACQYVVAMTGLYAIPLSILGALLMTLMVVASMHMVCLLHRHHHRVQHIRSCSLSLTSRISPEMRATHSILLLVAGFIPFYFLNSIYIFYGMKSFSSYLWLQHFLKFLATCFPSLSPLVLIFRNPRTLSSCF